The following coding sequences are from one Rutidosis leptorrhynchoides isolate AG116_Rl617_1_P2 chromosome 11, CSIRO_AGI_Rlap_v1, whole genome shotgun sequence window:
- the LOC139874779 gene encoding uncharacterized protein has product MDSHASVKCHTPFLHTSPLNKVAGVMDHLDIGGNILDVGDMLGYNLRYCTNFAGSDRDLHGLQESKMTRLQLFRLKSIWGNNQFDYAITLSRGSTGGIISLWDPNAFIKDRIWYDDNYVIVKGRWVRENMKVFMVNVYAPQPVSKKAALWNKISAFMSSNVPLGGLQYTWRNKAGSKFSKTDRYFVTNYIVSSVDDLKGVVMPRGSSDHSPVFLFQDNVDFGPTYFKVFDSWFNRHDFDATVRNAWSLVNVDVNLPLTAKFRLLKSSLKEWIKQTRLTESARLK; this is encoded by the exons ATGGACTCTCACGCTTCAGTTAAGTGTCACACACCTTTCTTGCATACTAGTCCCCTGAATAAAGTCGCAGGTGTTATGGATCATTTAGATATTGGTGGTAATATTTTAGATGTGGGGGATATGCTTGGCTATAATTTAAGATACTGTACAAATTTTGCGGGTAGCGATCGTGATCTACATG GTCTTCAAGAATCGAAGATGACTAGGCTCCAATTGTTCCGATTAAAGTCTATATGGGGAAATAATCAGTTCGATTATGCCATTACTTTGTCTCGGGGTTCCACGGGCGGTATTATATCTCTTTGGGATCCGAACGCATTCATCAAAGATCGTATATGGTACGATGATAATTATGTTATAGTTAAAGGTAGATGGGTTCGGGAAAATATGAAAGTGTTCATGGTTAACGTCTATGCACCTCAACCCGTTTCTAAAAAGGCGGCCCTTTGGAACAAAATTTCAGCATTTATGTCTTCTAAT GTCCCACTTGGCGGTCTACAGTACACTTGGCGTAACAAAGCAGGAAGCAAATTTAGCAAAACTGATCGATATTTTGTTACTAATTATATTGTCTCGAGTGTTGATGATTTAAAAGGTGTCGTCATGCCTCGAGGTTCTTCGGATCATTCACCGGTTTTCCTTTTTCAAGATAATGTGGATTTTGGCCCTACTTATTTTAAAGTTTTTGATTCTTGGTTCAATAGACATGATTTTGATGCTACTGTACGTAATGCATGGTCCCTTGTTAATGTTGATGTTAATTTACCACTCACTGCCAAGTTTAGGTTGTTGAAATCTAGTCTTAAAGAATGGATTAAACAAACTAGACTCACTGAATCGGCTAGGCTGAAATAA